One region of Luteolibacter yonseiensis genomic DNA includes:
- a CDS encoding ATP-dependent 6-phosphofructokinase — translation MNSTHPTLLGDALHPSPLSFAISENLLVPAHIEWPGGTPPDDLLLFEKAGPRGRLFFDPATTVAAIVTCGGLCPGLNNVIRSVTRELIRGYGVKSVWGIRSGYRGLDPSIGKPPLDLTEDAVEEIHQKGGTLLGTSRGPVDVTRAVDFLIDRGVNILFTVGGDGTQRGGHALFTEAQKRGHPLAVVGIPKTIDNDVLHVTRTFGFGTAVSEAVRVIDSAHTEARSVENGVSVVKLMGRHAGFIAAAATVASQDVNFCLVPEQPFSLDGLLAALEKRLDKKSHAVVVVAEGAGQELLGTGGGTDASGNAKLRDIGQFLRDEINAHFKSRGLEMTMRYFDPSYQIRGCPANTEDALLCDRMGRHAVHAAMSGRTGLVISYLNGHFVHVPINLIAAGGKRLDLEGELWRAVISSTGQPDLSPLASGGSASPPKVC, via the coding sequence GTGAACTCCACGCATCCCACCCTTCTGGGCGACGCCCTCCACCCGTCGCCCCTGTCATTCGCCATTTCGGAAAACCTCCTCGTCCCTGCACATATCGAATGGCCCGGAGGAACTCCACCGGACGACCTGCTGTTGTTCGAGAAAGCGGGGCCGAGAGGACGCCTGTTCTTCGATCCCGCCACGACGGTCGCCGCCATCGTCACCTGCGGCGGGTTGTGCCCCGGCCTGAACAACGTCATCCGCTCGGTCACGCGCGAGCTGATCCGTGGCTATGGGGTGAAATCCGTATGGGGGATCCGCAGTGGTTATCGCGGACTGGATCCTTCCATAGGCAAGCCGCCGCTGGACCTCACCGAAGATGCCGTGGAGGAGATCCATCAGAAGGGCGGCACGCTGTTGGGCACTTCGCGCGGGCCCGTGGACGTGACCCGGGCCGTGGATTTCCTGATCGACCGCGGAGTGAACATCCTCTTCACCGTGGGCGGGGACGGCACCCAGCGCGGTGGTCACGCGCTTTTCACCGAAGCCCAGAAACGCGGACACCCGCTCGCGGTGGTCGGCATCCCCAAGACCATCGACAACGACGTGCTCCACGTCACCCGCACCTTCGGCTTCGGCACCGCCGTCAGCGAGGCCGTGCGCGTGATCGACAGCGCGCACACCGAGGCGCGCAGCGTGGAAAACGGAGTTTCCGTGGTGAAGCTGATGGGCCGCCATGCCGGGTTTATCGCCGCCGCGGCGACCGTCGCCAGCCAGGACGTGAATTTCTGCCTGGTGCCCGAGCAGCCTTTTTCCCTGGACGGACTTCTTGCCGCGCTGGAGAAGCGTCTCGATAAGAAAAGCCATGCCGTGGTGGTGGTGGCCGAGGGCGCCGGACAGGAATTGCTCGGTACCGGCGGAGGGACCGACGCCTCCGGCAACGCGAAGCTCCGGGACATCGGCCAGTTCCTGAGGGATGAGATCAACGCCCATTTCAAATCACGCGGGCTTGAGATGACGATGCGCTACTTCGATCCCAGCTACCAGATCCGCGGTTGTCCGGCCAATACGGAAGACGCCCTGCTCTGCGACCGGATGGGCCGCCACGCCGTGCACGCCGCCATGTCGGGCAGGACGGGACTCGTCATCAGCTATCTGAACGGCCATTTCGTCCATGTCCCTATCAATCTCATCGCCGCCGGCGGCAAACGCCTTGATCTGGAGGGTGAACTCTGGCGTGCCGTGATTTCATCCACCGGCCAACCCGATCTCTCACCCTTGGCAAGCGGCGGGTCCGCAAGTCCGCCAAAGGTCTGCTAA
- a CDS encoding DcaP family trimeric outer membrane transporter yields the protein MKTRLPSSLAALALFAQAPCASAENGDVEELKAMVREMQKTIAEQNARIATLENQKAAPSKKTTARKSPKPAEKEPDMAAAGIDVPVGAPPVVAEPKEISAIRDADTFADLQQAAPRVNNAPLDPKLKGFIPIPGTDTLFKIGGSARIDSILDFEDNGNPNQFVPSSIPVPGQSGWDGGERTAFQAKGTRLSLELRRPVANDDTLRIYSEYDFFDDSASSAMKFRTRHFYGQAWNFLIGQTFSAFMDIDAFPDVVDYQGPNGIVNRRQPQIRYTLPVYDDVGEVQLFASVEQPESKIDTVLPDFAPGSSTVSRLPDSVVGARWEGDTGHIQSAAIFRELSYESDHGPDDDVLGWGVNFSGSLNIGEKDKLSAQATYGEGISRYINDLSGENLDAAFDGGDFEAIPVFAAMAGYTHHWNGRWRSTISGGYVHTDAPDSLGPFAIQDTLYSSVNLMWHPTASFRMGLEYLYGHKETLDGSEGDANRLNFVVRYDLVR from the coding sequence ATGAAAACCCGTCTGCCGTCATCGCTCGCCGCGCTCGCCTTGTTCGCGCAGGCACCTTGCGCATCCGCGGAAAACGGTGATGTGGAGGAGCTCAAGGCCATGGTGAGGGAGATGCAGAAAACCATCGCCGAGCAGAACGCGCGCATCGCCACGCTCGAAAACCAGAAGGCGGCCCCTTCAAAAAAAACCACCGCCCGGAAATCCCCGAAACCCGCCGAAAAGGAACCCGATATGGCGGCCGCCGGAATCGACGTGCCGGTTGGAGCCCCCCCGGTCGTCGCCGAGCCGAAGGAAATTTCCGCCATCCGTGACGCGGATACCTTTGCCGACCTGCAGCAAGCCGCGCCACGTGTGAACAATGCCCCGCTGGATCCCAAGCTGAAGGGGTTCATCCCTATTCCCGGCACGGACACCCTGTTCAAGATCGGCGGCTCCGCCCGCATCGACTCCATCCTGGACTTCGAGGACAATGGCAATCCCAACCAGTTCGTGCCTTCGAGCATCCCGGTGCCAGGCCAGTCCGGATGGGACGGCGGCGAGCGCACCGCGTTCCAGGCGAAGGGCACGCGCCTCAGCCTCGAGCTCCGCCGCCCCGTCGCGAACGACGACACGCTGCGCATCTACAGTGAGTATGATTTCTTCGATGACTCGGCTTCGAGCGCGATGAAGTTCCGCACGCGCCACTTCTACGGACAGGCGTGGAACTTCCTCATCGGCCAGACGTTCTCCGCGTTCATGGACATCGACGCCTTCCCGGACGTGGTCGACTACCAGGGACCCAACGGCATCGTCAACCGCCGCCAGCCGCAAATCCGCTACACGCTGCCGGTCTATGACGACGTGGGCGAGGTCCAGCTCTTCGCCAGCGTGGAGCAACCCGAATCAAAGATCGATACGGTGCTTCCCGACTTCGCCCCTGGCTCCTCCACCGTCAGCCGCCTCCCCGACAGCGTGGTGGGAGCGCGCTGGGAGGGAGACACCGGCCACATCCAAAGTGCGGCGATTTTCCGCGAGCTGTCTTATGAAAGCGACCACGGCCCGGATGACGACGTGCTGGGCTGGGGGGTGAATTTCTCGGGCTCGCTGAACATCGGGGAAAAGGACAAGCTTTCCGCCCAGGCGACTTATGGCGAGGGCATCTCGCGCTACATCAACGACCTCAGCGGTGAGAATCTGGATGCCGCCTTCGACGGCGGTGATTTCGAAGCCATTCCCGTCTTCGCGGCGATGGCCGGATACACCCACCATTGGAACGGCCGGTGGCGCTCGACGATTTCCGGCGGCTACGTGCATACGGACGCGCCCGACTCGCTCGGCCCCTTCGCCATCCAGGACACGCTCTACAGCAGCGTGAACCTGATGTGGCATCCGACCGCGTCTTTCCGGATGGGTCTCGAATATCTCTACGGTCACAAGGAAACGCTCGACGGTTCCGAAGGCGATGCGAACCGCCTGAACTTCGTCGTCCGCTACGATCTCGTCCGCTAA
- a CDS encoding aspartate ammonia-lyase yields MPLPLETIAATAKRIGIPTEDLAAIVQSGADASYQAGDYLFHESTPREWLGIVLEGEVEILRGAQARTITLATLVPGAVFSEGVMLDDSPHASSAVTRLGAKVWKISRAELEKAREEKPEIFYRIVGRIAARLNERLHMANERIAGEKISAIVSAVRNEHDSLGDREVPDHAYYGVQTLRGVENFRTSGIRMFHFEHFIRAFAFVKKAAALANKELGVLDAVKADAIVKACDEIAAGKLHDQFVIDMFQGGAGTSTNMNANEVIANRALEILGHKKGQYEHLHPNDHVNCSQSTNDAYPTAIKVGVVLTLRDTLSALRELREALRAKALEFSDVLKMGRTENQDAVPMTLGQEFGAYAVMIGDGIRHLTRVGEEFHSVNMGATAIGTGINSPPGYASLCTKRLAEVSGVPVTLAEDLVEATQDSGDFALMSGTMRSAAVQLSKICNDLRWMSSGPRCGLYEIRLPSMQPGSSIMPGKVNPVIPEAVSQICYQIIGADVTVAMASEASELELNMAEPVIAYNLLFGLTLLRNAAIMLHSRCIVGIEANRERCMDYVRNSIGLVTALNPVLGYERSASIAKEALKTGGSVYDLVLEKGWLTKERLDDLLKPENMTHPRQV; encoded by the coding sequence ATGCCACTCCCACTCGAAACCATCGCCGCCACTGCGAAACGCATCGGCATCCCGACCGAAGACCTGGCCGCCATCGTCCAGTCCGGTGCCGACGCCTCCTACCAGGCGGGTGATTACCTTTTCCACGAAAGCACGCCGCGCGAATGGCTCGGCATCGTCCTCGAGGGCGAGGTGGAAATCCTCCGGGGGGCGCAGGCCCGGACCATCACGCTCGCCACCCTGGTGCCGGGAGCGGTTTTCAGCGAAGGCGTGATGCTCGACGACTCGCCCCATGCTTCCAGCGCGGTGACCCGTCTGGGTGCCAAGGTTTGGAAAATCAGCCGCGCGGAGCTGGAGAAGGCGCGGGAGGAAAAACCGGAGATCTTCTACCGCATCGTCGGCCGCATCGCCGCAAGGCTCAACGAGCGGCTGCACATGGCCAACGAGCGGATCGCGGGCGAGAAAATCTCGGCCATCGTTTCGGCGGTGCGGAACGAACACGACTCGCTGGGCGACCGCGAGGTTCCGGACCATGCCTACTATGGCGTGCAAACCCTGCGCGGTGTGGAGAATTTCCGCACGTCCGGCATCCGGATGTTCCACTTCGAGCATTTCATCCGCGCGTTCGCCTTTGTGAAAAAGGCCGCCGCGCTCGCGAACAAGGAGCTCGGCGTGCTCGACGCGGTGAAAGCGGACGCCATCGTGAAGGCGTGCGACGAGATCGCCGCCGGGAAGTTGCACGACCAGTTCGTCATCGACATGTTCCAGGGCGGTGCCGGCACCTCGACGAACATGAACGCGAACGAGGTGATCGCGAATCGCGCGCTTGAAATCCTCGGCCATAAAAAAGGCCAGTACGAACACCTGCATCCGAACGACCACGTCAACTGCTCGCAGTCCACCAACGACGCCTACCCCACCGCGATCAAGGTGGGCGTGGTGCTCACGCTGCGTGACACGCTTTCCGCACTGCGGGAACTCCGCGAGGCCCTCCGCGCGAAAGCCCTGGAATTCTCCGACGTGCTGAAAATGGGCCGCACCGAAAACCAGGACGCCGTGCCGATGACGCTGGGCCAGGAATTCGGCGCGTATGCCGTGATGATCGGCGACGGCATCCGCCACCTGACGCGGGTGGGCGAGGAATTCCACTCCGTCAACATGGGTGCGACCGCCATCGGCACCGGCATCAACAGTCCTCCCGGCTATGCCTCGCTCTGTACGAAGCGGCTCGCCGAGGTCAGCGGGGTCCCCGTGACCCTCGCCGAGGACCTTGTCGAGGCGACGCAGGACTCCGGCGACTTCGCGCTGATGAGCGGCACCATGAGATCCGCCGCCGTCCAGCTTTCCAAGATCTGCAACGACCTGCGCTGGATGTCATCCGGTCCGCGCTGCGGCCTCTATGAGATCCGTCTGCCCTCGATGCAGCCGGGATCTTCGATCATGCCCGGCAAGGTGAACCCGGTCATTCCCGAAGCCGTCAGCCAGATCTGCTACCAGATCATCGGCGCCGATGTCACCGTCGCGATGGCATCCGAGGCCAGCGAGCTGGAACTCAACATGGCCGAGCCGGTCATCGCCTACAACCTGCTCTTCGGCCTCACGCTGCTGCGCAACGCCGCGATCATGCTGCACAGCCGGTGCATCGTCGGCATCGAGGCGAACCGCGAACGCTGCATGGACTACGTGCGCAATTCCATCGGCCTCGTGACGGCGCTCAACCCCGTCCTCGGCTACGAGCGCAGCGCCTCCATCGCCAAGGAAGCGCTCAAGACCGGCGGCAGCGTCTATGACCTGGTGCTCGAAAAGGGCTGGCTGACGAAAGAGCGCCTGGATGACCTGCTCAAACCCGAAAACATGACCCATCCAAGACAAGTCTGA
- a CDS encoding anaerobic C4-dicarboxylate transporter family protein: protein MDIKLILEFLVILGALAMGARMGGVGLGLWGAVGLLILVLGFGIAPSAIPGEVLLIVLTVIMAASAMEVAGGIDFLVRVAEKIIRKNPKQVTVVAPLVTYAFTFAAGTGHIVYPLLPVIYEVAHENGIRPERPMAVATIASQQAITASPVSAATAAMIGLLSTHGFGLVQILLICVPSTLLAVLIAAFVQLRVGKELKDDPEYQRLLASGEIEPPGRAEGGTPPPLKSGAKASAFIFLTGVALVVLAGIFPALRTVPSLPDKPLTMPISIAIVMLAVAAVILAVSKAPVNDVPKSKTCQSGVTAIIGILGLAWLGDTFINANREVIIGGLTNMATAAPWTFAIGLFLASMLLYSQAATARALMPLGLSLGIPAPFLIAMFPAVNGYFFIPNYGTLIAAMQFDRSRTTRIGKYLLNHSFMLPGMICTIGSVTIGLIIGSFFK, encoded by the coding sequence ATGGACATCAAACTCATTCTCGAATTCCTGGTCATTCTCGGCGCCCTCGCGATGGGAGCCCGCATGGGCGGCGTCGGCCTCGGCCTGTGGGGGGCGGTCGGCCTGCTCATCCTCGTCCTCGGCTTCGGCATCGCCCCCTCGGCGATTCCGGGCGAGGTGCTGCTCATCGTGCTGACGGTGATCATGGCGGCGTCCGCGATGGAGGTGGCGGGCGGGATCGATTTCCTCGTGCGCGTCGCGGAGAAGATCATCCGCAAGAATCCCAAGCAGGTCACCGTCGTCGCTCCGCTGGTGACCTATGCGTTCACCTTCGCCGCCGGCACCGGACACATCGTCTATCCCCTACTGCCGGTGATCTACGAAGTGGCGCATGAGAACGGGATCCGTCCCGAACGTCCGATGGCGGTGGCGACGATCGCCTCCCAGCAGGCCATCACCGCGAGCCCGGTGTCCGCGGCGACGGCGGCGATGATCGGTCTGCTTTCCACCCATGGTTTCGGACTTGTCCAGATCCTGCTCATCTGCGTGCCTTCCACGCTGCTCGCGGTCCTGATCGCGGCGTTCGTCCAGCTTCGGGTGGGCAAGGAACTGAAGGATGATCCGGAATACCAACGCCTGCTCGCCTCCGGTGAAATCGAACCACCCGGCAGGGCGGAAGGCGGGACACCTCCACCGTTGAAATCCGGCGCGAAGGCGAGCGCCTTCATCTTCCTCACCGGCGTCGCGCTGGTCGTGCTCGCCGGCATTTTCCCAGCCCTCCGCACCGTCCCGAGCCTGCCGGACAAGCCGCTGACGATGCCGATCTCCATCGCGATCGTGATGCTCGCCGTCGCCGCCGTGATCCTGGCGGTGTCGAAGGCCCCGGTGAACGACGTGCCGAAGAGCAAGACCTGCCAGTCGGGTGTCACCGCGATCATCGGCATCCTCGGCCTGGCGTGGCTGGGTGACACCTTCATCAACGCGAACCGCGAAGTCATCATCGGCGGCCTCACCAACATGGCCACCGCCGCGCCGTGGACCTTCGCCATCGGACTCTTCCTCGCCTCGATGCTGCTGTACAGCCAGGCGGCCACGGCGCGCGCGCTGATGCCGCTGGGCCTGTCGCTCGGCATTCCCGCGCCTTTTCTCATCGCCATGTTCCCGGCGGTGAACGGCTACTTCTTCATTCCCAATTATGGAACGCTGATCGCCGCCATGCAGTTCGACCGTTCGCGCACGACGCGCATCGGCAAGTACCTGCTGAACCATTCGTTCATGCTGCCGGGCATGATCTGCACCATCGGATCCGTCACCATCGGCCTGATCATCGGCTCGTTCTTCAAGTAA
- a CDS encoding putative transporter: MSWLSELHQTQPVAHAIGVLSFVCVLGMAFGSMKFRGIGLGTSGVLFAGIIVGHFGEAVDHQTLDFVKEFGLILFVFTIGLQLGPGFFAALREQGVKMNLLAFVIVVLGAVGAPLAGWIAGFDPAAVLGIFSGASTNTPSLGAATQTLGTIPGIATDRLTLPALAYAVTYPAAIIGIIGTLLLLKQILRIDPVAEASGFAAKSSRQVEPLERRTLVVTNPNLEGVALGSIPGRLEAGVTISRICHEGETRIAGETSVLHLEDRLAVIGTPAALDQFARVIGRTSDEDLVLRDESISYRRVVVTDRGVLGKNVGQLDLGERFGVAVTRVTRADLEMSAVPGLRLQFGDQLQIVGRDKDLDAAAKSLGNSLKEINETHFVPFFIGLVLGVMLGTMPIAFPGIPQPVKLGLAGGPLVVALILGRVGRIGRQVWHMPVNTNLAFREFGIALFFAAVGLTAGSKFFATVFSTTGVQWLAAGVCVTMVPLLVVGVFARVVLKMNFMDLSGLLAGSMTDPPALAFASNISGSDAPAVGYATVYPLTTLMRILAAQILTIILFQ, from the coding sequence ATGAGCTGGCTCTCAGAACTTCACCAGACGCAGCCCGTCGCGCATGCGATCGGGGTGCTTTCCTTCGTCTGTGTATTGGGCATGGCGTTCGGCAGCATGAAATTCCGCGGCATCGGCCTCGGCACCTCGGGAGTCCTGTTCGCCGGGATCATCGTCGGCCATTTCGGCGAAGCGGTGGACCACCAGACGCTGGATTTTGTGAAAGAGTTCGGGCTGATCCTGTTCGTCTTCACCATCGGACTCCAGCTTGGCCCGGGCTTCTTCGCCGCGCTCAGGGAGCAGGGGGTGAAAATGAACCTGCTGGCCTTTGTCATCGTCGTCCTCGGCGCGGTGGGCGCTCCGTTGGCGGGGTGGATCGCAGGCTTTGATCCGGCGGCCGTGCTCGGAATTTTTTCCGGAGCATCCACCAACACCCCTTCGCTCGGCGCGGCGACCCAGACGCTCGGCACCATTCCCGGCATCGCCACGGACCGCCTGACGCTGCCCGCGCTCGCCTACGCGGTGACCTATCCGGCCGCGATCATCGGCATCATCGGCACGCTGCTCCTGCTCAAACAGATCCTGCGGATCGATCCGGTCGCCGAGGCCTCCGGGTTCGCCGCGAAAAGCAGCCGCCAGGTCGAGCCGCTCGAACGCCGCACCCTTGTCGTGACGAACCCGAACCTCGAAGGGGTGGCGCTCGGAAGCATTCCCGGCCGCCTGGAGGCGGGTGTCACCATCTCCCGCATCTGCCATGAAGGGGAAACCCGCATCGCGGGCGAAACGTCCGTCCTCCATCTCGAGGACCGGCTGGCGGTCATCGGCACACCGGCGGCCCTGGACCAGTTCGCACGCGTCATCGGCCGCACCAGCGATGAAGATCTCGTGTTGCGTGATGAATCGATCAGCTATCGCCGCGTGGTCGTCACCGACCGCGGGGTGCTCGGAAAAAACGTGGGCCAGCTCGACCTCGGCGAGCGCTTCGGCGTGGCGGTGACCCGCGTCACCCGGGCCGATCTTGAGATGTCGGCGGTTCCCGGACTGCGCCTGCAGTTCGGCGACCAGCTCCAGATCGTGGGGCGGGACAAGGATCTCGACGCCGCGGCGAAGTCCCTCGGAAATTCCCTGAAGGAGATCAATGAAACCCATTTCGTCCCGTTTTTCATCGGTCTGGTTCTCGGAGTCATGCTGGGCACCATGCCCATCGCGTTTCCCGGCATTCCGCAGCCGGTGAAACTCGGTCTTGCGGGAGGGCCATTGGTCGTCGCGCTGATCCTCGGTCGTGTGGGGCGGATCGGCCGCCAGGTCTGGCACATGCCGGTGAACACGAACCTCGCCTTCCGCGAGTTCGGCATCGCGCTGTTTTTCGCCGCGGTCGGCCTCACCGCCGGTTCCAAGTTCTTCGCCACCGTATTCAGCACCACCGGCGTGCAATGGCTCGCCGCCGGGGTGTGTGTCACGATGGTGCCGTTGCTGGTGGTGGGCGTCTTCGCCCGCGTCGTCTTGAAAATGAACTTCATGGATCTGAGCGGCCTGCTGGCCGGCAGCATGACCGATCCTCCCGCGCTCGCGTTCGCCTCGAACATTTCGGGATCCGACGCGCCCGCCGTGGGTTACGCGACCGTCTATCCGCTCACCACCCTCATGCGCATCCTTGCCGCACAGATTCTCACGATTATCCTCTTCCAGTGA